The following coding sequences lie in one Rutidosis leptorrhynchoides isolate AG116_Rl617_1_P2 chromosome 4, CSIRO_AGI_Rlap_v1, whole genome shotgun sequence genomic window:
- the LOC139839575 gene encoding tobamovirus multiplication protein 3-like: MGRVLLGSYKDVTVSYVFKNLYGWWDEFNNNSQISQDLIFHVLAAFYGIVALVALVQLIRIQVRVPEYGWTTQKVFHFLNVLVNGVRCLIFVFHHDVEQFKPEIVQHILLDVPSLAFFTTYALLVLFWAEIYYQARNVSTDGLRPTFLAINGIIYAVQIVLWLVIWWKPIAPLVILAKMFLAGVSLFAALGFLVYGGRLFLMLQRFPVESKGRRKKLQEVGYVTTICFVCFLIRCIMMCFNAFDEAANLDLMDHPVLNFIYYLLVEILPSSLVLIILRKLPPKRVITTYHPIH; encoded by the exons ATGGGTAGGGTTTTACTTGGATCGTATAAAGATGTAACGGTGTCGTATGTTTTTAAAAACCTTTATGGGTGGTGGGATGAATTCAATAATAATTCCCAAATTTCTCAAGATTTGATCTTTCATGTTCTTGCCGCTTTTTATGGAATTGTCGCCCTTGTTGCTCTG GTGCAATTGATTAGAATACAAGTAAGAGTACCCGAGTATGGTTGGACCACCCAGAAAGTATTCCATTTCCTCAATGTCTTGGTTAACGGAG TTAGATGTTTAATCTTTGTATTTCATCACGACGTCGAACAGTTTAAGCCAGAG ATTGTGCAACATATATTGCTCGATGTTCCAAGTCTTGCCTTTTTCACTACCTACGCTCTTTTAGTTTTGTTCTGGGCAGAAATTTACTATCAG GCAAGGAACGTTTCAACTGATGGTCTCCGGCCAACGTTCTTGGCAATTAATGGAATCATTTATGCAGTTCAG ATAGTCTTATGGTTGGTTATTTGGTGGAAACCTATCGCTCCATTAGTGATCCTCGCCAAGATGTTTCTTGCAG GTGTGTCACTGTTTGCAgctttgggttttctagtttacggAGGAAGGCTGTTTCTAATGTTGCAACGTTTCCCAGTGGAATCAAAAGGCCGGCGAAAAAAGTTACAAGAG GTTGGTTACGTGACAACAATCTGTTTCGTGTGTTTTCTCATAAGATGTATCATG ATGTGCTTTAATGCATTTGATGAAGCTGCTAACCTGGATTTAATGGACCATCCTGTTTTGAATTTCATATACTACCTG TTGGTGGAGATACTGCCGTCGTCTCTAgttctcattatattgagaaaatTGCCACCTAAGCGAGTCATCACAACATATCACCCTATTCACTGA